CTCTCTTAAAGACGACCTTTTCCCCCGTATAGATGTCCGTCGCCACCGCCGCATAAGGTATCTTCAGATCCTCTATGTTTTTGACCTTGATGTTCTTTTCTATAAATTTCAGTATCCTCTCCCCCTTTACGACACCGAGGCCGATGCTCATTATGCTGAAGTCGAAAATATCATCGACCTCCATCTCCCTTGCCTTTTTCTCCAGCATATCCGCATCTTTGTAATACGCGTACAGGGCGCCGGTCAGGCTCCCCGAGCTCGTCCCGACGATGATATCGATCGGTATCCCCTCCTCTTCGAAGACCTTGATCACTCCCACATGGGCGAACCCCCTGGACGCCCCTCCGGACAGGACCAGTCCCACCCTGGGTTTGGATTTTATTGCGGGTTTTTGTATTACGGGAGGTCGACACCCCTGAAAAAATAGGGCGAAAACGGAAAAAAGCAGGATTAGAAGGCACAAAACAGAATACTTCATACCGGAATGCGGCGTTTGGATGACATTTTTTCTGTCGGTTATTGTCGTTTTCATATCGACCTCCAAATAAATTGCTGTGCAGACAATATAACACGTTTAGACATTTAAGGTAAGCTATAAGGTTCCAATTTTGATGCAAAACGAAAAAAAACTTGCGTCTTCTATCTCTTTCATTTAATCTGTTCTATATGAGAGAGGAAAAGAATTTCAAGCCCTCATACATCTCCCTTTGCGAGTCGGGCCTCCTTAAAGAGAGGGTCGAAAGGCTTCATGGGTTCCTTGAGGGATGCGCCTTATGTCCCAGGAAGTGCGGGGTGGACAGGACCATCGGGGAAAAGGGGTACTGCGGGGCCGGGGAGCTTCTCATGGTATCTTCCGCCTTCGCCCACTTCGGCGAGGAGCCGCCCCTTGTGGGAGTGTACGGCTCCGGCACGATATTCCTCACGCACTGTAACCTGAAGTGCGTCTTCTGCCAGAACTACGACATCAGTCACGAGGCGAGGGGCGAGGTGATTTCAACGGAGGAGCTCGCCAAGCAGATGATCGCCCTCCAGGCGAAGGGCACTCACAATATAAATTTCGTCACGCCGACCCATTACGTCCCCCAGATAGTGGAGGCGCTTCCCAGGGCCGTGGAGATGGGGCTCGAAGTCCCCCTCGTCTTCAACTGCGGGGGATACGAGTCAATAGAGGTAATCAGGCTCTTGGAAGGGATCTTCGACATCTACATGCCAGACTACAAGTTCACGGACTCCGATTCGGCAAGGAGGTATCTCGATGCGCCGGACTACCCGGACGTGGCAAAGTCTGTCTTAAAGGAGATGCACCGGCAGGTCGGCGTCCTGAAGGTCGATTTCAGGGGCATTGCGACAAAAGGTCTCCTAATAAGGCATCTCGTAATGCCCGGTGGGGCCGATGAGTCGAAAAGGGCGTTCGAGTTCATAGCGGAGGAGCTCTCTAACGATTCATACGTGAACATCATGGAGCAGTACCGACCCGAGTACAGGGCCTGCGAGTTTGCCGAGATTGCCAGAACTATCACTGGAAACGAGTACATGGAAGCGGTCAAGCTCGCCCGGGGCGCGGGTCTGTCGAGGGGATTTTAGTGTCCGGGGCGGAGATAAACGCGGGGATTTCCGCGGCCCTGAAGAGAAGGGGGATGACGGTTCATCATCACTCCCCCACGTCGGAGTTGATCTTTGACGGGCTTTCCGAAGACGGGGAGGAGGCCCTCTACGGCGCCATGAAGCGTTACTCGGTTCGGCTTCTCATGAGGGACGTAATAAAACACCAGGACGGCTTTTCGGTCGAGATGCTGGGGGGGTTCTCGTCGGGGGAGGCGAAGGCCAGGGAAATAGGGCTTCTGGTCGAGCTTGGGATTGTCGAGGGGGCTGGGGATCTCTTCAGGCTTGCGAAGAGGCCCGTCAGGAGCTTCGGGGCGACGCTGGAGTGGTTCACGGCGCGGGTCATGGGGCTGGAGTTTTCATCGCCGTCGATCTGGGGGGTGACGTTTTCGGGGGCAAAGTCGGGGGGCGATTTCGACGTGGTCTCGTTTTTCGAGGGGGAGCTGATATATATAGAGGTGAAGTCCTCGCCCCCGAAGGGGATCGAGGTGGGAGAGGTGGCCGGCTTCTTGAACAGGGTCAACGCCTTACTTCCC
The sequence above is drawn from the Candidatus Zymogenus saltonus genome and encodes:
- a CDS encoding patatin-like phospholipase family protein; this encodes MKTTITDRKNVIQTPHSGMKYSVLCLLILLFSVFALFFQGCRPPVIQKPAIKSKPRVGLVLSGGASRGFAHVGVIKVFEEEGIPIDIIVGTSSGSLTGALYAYYKDADMLEKKAREMEVDDIFDFSIMSIGLGVVKGERILKFIEKNIKVKNIEDLKIPYAAVATDIYTGEKVVFKRGSISTAVRASSAIPGVFKPVAVGQKLLVDGGVVDNLPIDVARSMGADVVIAVDISSKSTNYKINTVVDIILQTINIMGSEINKYKVKESDVVIKPDVSGVGMIDFSRKDYLFLQGERAARRALPEIRRAITEASK
- a CDS encoding radical SAM protein gives rise to the protein MREEKNFKPSYISLCESGLLKERVERLHGFLEGCALCPRKCGVDRTIGEKGYCGAGELLMVSSAFAHFGEEPPLVGVYGSGTIFLTHCNLKCVFCQNYDISHEARGEVISTEELAKQMIALQAKGTHNINFVTPTHYVPQIVEALPRAVEMGLEVPLVFNCGGYESIEVIRLLEGIFDIYMPDYKFTDSDSARRYLDAPDYPDVAKSVLKEMHRQVGVLKVDFRGIATKGLLIRHLVMPGGADESKRAFEFIAEELSNDSYVNIMEQYRPEYRACEFAEIARTITGNEYMEAVKLARGAGLSRGF